ggtcggtaatttgccaattcggctggatctgctgtactttttttcaagaagggtcggaccaaagcctctttcagggatgatggaaagcgcccctccgagagggatctatttatgatgtcccgtaaaggacattcaagctccctcagggaggatttaattagccaggaggggcatgggtccagatcgcaagttgtagggcgcgcagaggagagaattccatcaacttcctccaggctgagcgggtcgaaatggtccagagttaaatcagaagacaggcaaggggcctcgggctcatgtactgtatctaaggtgatgggcaggtcctggcggagcgacgtgattttgtctgcaaaaaatttcgcaaaagcctcacagcctatttctaattctctaacgtttggtctgccctggggcagtgtagttaagtgtccaattattttaaacaattgtgccgggcgcgaatttgcagacgcaatcttggccgcaaagtacttcttctttgcggccttgactgccatctcatacgacctcataaacgttctgtaggatgttctcgccgcttcgccacgagtgcaccaccactgcctctctagtcgttggagtccttgtttcaaccggcgtagctccagggtataccaaggagccagccttgaacgagggcgcagaggacgtcggggtgcgatctcgttgattgccccagatagccggtcttgccaggcatcaaccagggcatcaagggaatcacaagggggccaaggatcccgaagagccgtttggaaccgttccgggtccatcaggctccgcgggcgagccaaaataggctctccgcccttacagggttgtggtagcgtctctatacgagccttgagggccaagtgatccgaccatggtatcgcctccgttgcaatttcgttcactttaatcccggccgcaaagatcagatctaatgtgtgccccgcctgatgcgtgggagtcgtaacaaattgggagagtcccagtgtcgccatggaagacactaggtccatcgcctgagtggaagccgcgtcatcggcgtggacattgaagtcgcccaggaccagaagccccgggtactccaacgcccagccggacaccgcctccatcagggatggtaaggcgctgggcGGTGCgataggcggacggtacaccagccagatcgccaacctctccccgacatccaacgcaaggctgacacattcaacaccatcgatctttggggccgggagggcccagaaggagtaagcctcctgtatGAATACCGCCCCCCTGCCCcgccgcccgctaatccgcgactggtggaagaccgagtaacctgggggagtcatctgggagagtgccattgtctctccctcttgaacccaggtctcggtcacgcaagccaggtctgcatcctgccgaagcaggaagtccctaatggtctcgatcttattatttatagacctggcgttgcataacaccagtgtcggatgcgggcaatttctcttggtccccctacttgtcaccgttgggatgggaaatagactagaagggggccgagcactgttttgtctctgtctcctctcATATAtccgtccattcccaccgtcatatcttcccgtccccaggagcactggaatcccctgaccagtcATCCCAAGCCTATTCTATTGATGGTTATGTTAAGTTCAACTGACTAATTTACATGCACAGCACAGATCCCCGGCCCACCCCCATCCTCAATTCCTAATTATCTAGATCACCAAAAACTTTCCTAATTGATCAGTAAATAGATGATTCTTACTTAGCACAGTACTAAAAACCTAATTCCTAAAATTTAAAGTGCTAACATGAGTAAATAAtcaataaattaattaatcctatatgcatttaaatacataaaatacgcAATAATAATCCAATTTCTAATCAGTTTAAATTAATTCATTATTAGTAAAATCCGATAGGTGATCAACCCAACAAGATCAACCATTTCTTTTGTGAGGAGCCAGCAGTACTGCCATTGGCCTGCTTGGACACCTATGTTGTAGAGATTGTCCTCTTTGCATTGAGTGTGATTGTTCTCATGCTACCTTTTGCCTTCATAGTGATCTCTTACATCCACATTGCTAGGGTGGTACTCAGGATGCACTCAGCTGAGGGACGACATCGAGCATTTTCTACCTGTGCTACACATCTCACTGTTGTCACATTGTTCTATAGCACCATCAGCTTTACTTACTTGCAGCCTCGCTCCAACCGTTGCTGCAGACCAGGAAAAAAGGTCCTCAGTCTTCTATGCCTTGGTCTCTCCCATGCTGAATCCCATCATCTACAGCTTGAGAAACAAGGATGTTAAACAGGCTTTGGCCAAAGTAATGCAAAAATTTAGCTGACAGTTACACACATGGCACTTCTCAATGTGAAGAAATTCAAATGCAGTGTATAACCTACTTAATCCAAATCCACCCTTCTCAATCAGTCTTTGCACATATGCTATACAACAAATGCCAAAAGTGATGATTATGGGAACCACCTAGATCATGGCATATTTGGAGGTATAATATTTGGTATACAATGGCTGTAAGGACATTTAGGGACACAGAAAGCTATGTTCTAAGTGGTACTTGAGGTGGGAAGCAGATCGGTTGCATGTTCCTTTAGGAAACCAATACTTGTAATATTAAACTAGCAGGTGGATTAATGGATGAGCCTATCTACACCAGATTTAACAGCCATTCATTCTTTCCAAAGAACTCTGGAAATCATTGGTGGGAAATGAAAAATAGGTATCTTGGGATGAAGAAGACTTTAATGTAATTGCATTGCTTTGGCCTAAAGCAACAAAGAAAAAATAGCACTCTTGCTACTTTTATACACTTCAGCTGCCATGATTCAGGAATCCTTAAAAATAAACATCAATATGAAGTACTAGGCCTGGTTTTATCTTTACCACAGTTTTCTTTATGTCTGCTTTCTGCCTTACATGGAATGTCTGCTTTTTTTCTGAGAAATGCTGGGAACAGATCTGAACATTTGATGGCTTTATATTTTCAAATGGGCAACAGTCATGGACTCTAGGTCCCAGTAGCATGACCTAGCTTAATAAAGACTGACAACATTTCCACTCTGTCTTGAGGATCTGAATGATCTGAACtgcacaaaagagaagccatgttggatcaggccaatggcccatatagtccaacactctgctaaacagtggtaaaaaaaacaggtgccagcaAGAGGTTtacctgtggggccaggacactagaagcccttccactgttgcctccccgatcaccaagaatacagagcatcacttgccccagacagagagttctatttCTACCCTGTgacgaatagccactgatggacctctgctccatatatttatccaatcctcttttgaagccatctatgcttgtagctgccaccaccttctgtgacagagaattccatgtgttaatcaccctttgggtgaagatgtactccatgcataatcttgtaaacctctctcatgtcaccttTCAGTCATTGTTTcactaagctaaagagcctcaagtgctttagcctttcttcatagggatagtgttccaaccctttaatcattctagtttcccttttctggactttttccaatgctacaatctttttttgaggtgtggtgaccagaattatacacagtcaTGCCTCgggttcagtgggagctcacaggagcgcagcttctgaacctttctgagagttccacctccttctgagagttccacctccttgtctattgaatagtatgtgccactgcataacaatccctggatgagctccaccacctatttttctacaaaatgacccctgtacacAGCATTCcgaatgagactgcaccatcgatttatacaagggcattataatactggctgatttattttcagttacCTTCTTAATAATCCCCCGCATAGTgtcagccttttttattgcagtcacacactctcaacactttcagtgggttatctaacatgactccaagatctttcttggtcagtcttcaccagtttggaccccatcaacatgtatttatcgttaggatttttggccccaatgtgcattactttgcccttggccacattgaacctcatttgccacattgatgcccacttgcccagtctcaacagttccctttggagtgcctcacaatcctccctggttctcaccaccctgaacaatttagtgtcatccacaaacttagccacttcacagcttattcccaactccaaatcattattgaacaagttaaaaagcattggacccagtattgagccctgtgatattttatttgggtttttttttaattttgaaaagctttattaatataaagttcaaggtacaatagTGATGAGACATCAACAGATGTGTAGCATGTACCAATATAAAATAGGAAAATGGAAACATACAACGTTAGCTATTAAAGGCTAATTACAATATTAGTTGACATGACTAGCATGGTATGAGTCATTAGGATTCCTGCTGTCCTTcgagactttatcaataaagggacgccatttgcaCATAAAGTCTAGGGAAGCGGTTtgggaggagcaacgaggatccaaatcataggtgagcttatctaaaacaaaataatcccacaatttcagccaccatgcctgtctcgaAGGAGGAGTTTGTTGCTTACAAACCAGGGCAATTGCGAATTTAGCTGCTACAAACATGTGTGAAACTAGTTCTTCTGTGTGGTCAGGAGCGCGTGAGGCGCCTACAAGGTTCAGAAGAGCGTACTCTGGCGTGAATGGTGGAGAGTATGAGGTGAGGGCATGCacttcttggtaaattagcctccaaaagctttgtaTGACAGGGCAGAGCCACCAGGAGTGGGAAAATGTGCCTCTCTGGCCGCAATTCTTAAAACAAAGAGGTGAAGTAGAGGATGAGTGTGATAATTGTGCTGGAGTCATATACCAgtgtgtgagaagaagaagaagatgatattggatttctatcccaccctccactccgaagagtctcagagcggctcacaatctcctttaccttcctcccccacaacagacaccctgtgaggtgggtggggctggagagggctctcacagcagctgccctttcaaggacaacctctgccagagctatggctgacccaaggccatgccagcaggtgcaagtggaggagtggggaatcaaacccggttctcccagataagagtccgcacacttaaccactacaccaaactggctctccagtttaatggcttgaagttgcaCATTTAGTgccttcgttttatatatggaggAGCCCCAAATAACCTGCCACTGCTCCTTAGTTAGCTCGGTACCCAGATCTCAGTGCCAggccccttgataggagtgcggTTTTGTGTCAACGGAGTGGAGTAACAGTTTGTAAATTTTCGATATCAATCCCTTAATAGGGGCTTCGTCACTATACAAATATTTCTCAAACTCCCCAAGATGAATCCACAAGGAAGGGCTAAAGTGATGAGTGTCTAATAAATGCTTAAGCTGCAGGTACTCAAACCAGGGAAGTCGAATTTCAGAGTTTGCCTCCaaggtcactttatctttcagaacCCCGTTGGAGAGGACATCAGCAAAGCGGGTCAGCCGCAACTGTTTCCATG
The sequence above is a segment of the Heteronotia binoei isolate CCM8104 ecotype False Entrance Well chromosome 15, APGP_CSIRO_Hbin_v1, whole genome shotgun sequence genome. Coding sequences within it:
- the LOC132583555 gene encoding LOW QUALITY PROTEIN: olfactory receptor 2T35-like (The sequence of the model RefSeq protein was modified relative to this genomic sequence to represent the inferred CDS: deleted 1 base in 1 codon); this encodes MAYDRFLAICQPLRYPTLMRMQVCMQMAGACWVGGFVSAAILTIITTSFPFCDQPNKINHFFCEEPAVLPLACLDTYVVEIVLFALSVIVLMLPFAFIVISYIHIARVVLRMHSAEGRHRAFSTCATHLTVVTLFYSTISFTYLQPRSNRAADQEKRSSVFYALVSPMLNPIIYSLRNKDVKQALAKVMQKFS